A window of the Salvelinus fontinalis isolate EN_2023a chromosome 26, ASM2944872v1, whole genome shotgun sequence genome harbors these coding sequences:
- the LOC129824457 gene encoding myelin protein P0-like isoform X1, which produces MLTILALASVVLLGIVPQQSEAIVIYTGWERHALVGSDIRLSCSFFSWRWTSDDVTFSWSYRPDGARDAISIFHYTGGAPYLDNKGPFRDRLEFVGNPGRRDGSILLKNLDYTDNGTFTCDAKNPPDIVGRASSVRLLVFEKVPIQAGVITGSIIGAVLGLLLLIVVIYYLMRFLVARRVFNLSVSKHGKKGKGKEGSQQRQGPTLSIGDPSKLKAAASEKKKQESRKDKK; this is translated from the exons ATGCTGACCATTTTGGCGCTAGCGTCGGTCGTACTCCTGGGAATAG TGCCCCAGCAGTCTGAGGCCATCGTCATCTACACGGGCTGGGAGCGGCACGCCCTGGTGGGCTCCGACATCCGTCTTTcctgctccttcttctcctggcGCTGGACCTCTGATGACGTCACCTTCTCCTGGAGCTACCGGCCCGACGGTGCCAGGGACGCCATCTCT ATCTTCCACTACACCGGTGGAGCTCCCTACTTAGACAACAAGGGACCCTTCAGAGACAGGCTGGAGTTTGTGGGGAACCCTGGTCGCCGAGACGGATCCATCCTGCTCAAAAACCTAGACTACACAGACAACGGCACCTTCACCTGCGATGCCAAGAACCCACCTGACATAGTGGGACGCGCCTCCAGTGTCAGACTGCTGGTCTTTGAGAAGG TTCCCATCCAGGCGGGCGTGATCACGGGGTCCATCATCGGTGCGGTGCTGGGTCTGTTGTTGCTGATCGTTGTCATCTACTATCTGATGAGGTTCCTGGTGGCCCGTAGAGTCTTCAACCTCAGTGTCAG CAAACATGGAAAGAAAGGGAAGGGTAAAGAGGGATCACAGCAGAGACAG gGCCCAACTCTCTCCATCGGAGACCCGTCCAAGCTGAAGGCCGCCGCCTCAGAAAAGAAGAAGCAGGAGTCGCGCAAGGATAAGAAATAG
- the LOC129824457 gene encoding myelin protein P0-like isoform X2 — MLTILALASVVLLGIVPQQSEAIVIYTGWERHALVGSDIRLSCSFFSWRWTSDDVTFSWSYRPDGARDAISIFHYTGGAPYLDNKGPFRDRLEFVGNPGRRDGSILLKNLDYTDNGTFTCDAKNPPDIVGRASSVRLLVFEKVPIQAGVITGSIIGAVLGLLLLIVVIYYLMRFLVARRVFNLSVSKHGKKGKGKEGSQQRQPWRPPPVTCLPLTS, encoded by the exons ATGCTGACCATTTTGGCGCTAGCGTCGGTCGTACTCCTGGGAATAG TGCCCCAGCAGTCTGAGGCCATCGTCATCTACACGGGCTGGGAGCGGCACGCCCTGGTGGGCTCCGACATCCGTCTTTcctgctccttcttctcctggcGCTGGACCTCTGATGACGTCACCTTCTCCTGGAGCTACCGGCCCGACGGTGCCAGGGACGCCATCTCT ATCTTCCACTACACCGGTGGAGCTCCCTACTTAGACAACAAGGGACCCTTCAGAGACAGGCTGGAGTTTGTGGGGAACCCTGGTCGCCGAGACGGATCCATCCTGCTCAAAAACCTAGACTACACAGACAACGGCACCTTCACCTGCGATGCCAAGAACCCACCTGACATAGTGGGACGCGCCTCCAGTGTCAGACTGCTGGTCTTTGAGAAGG TTCCCATCCAGGCGGGCGTGATCACGGGGTCCATCATCGGTGCGGTGCTGGGTCTGTTGTTGCTGATCGTTGTCATCTACTATCTGATGAGGTTCCTGGTGGCCCGTAGAGTCTTCAACCTCAGTGTCAG CAAACATGGAAAGAAAGGGAAGGGTAAAGAGGGATCACAGCAGAGACAG CCCTGGAGACCACCCCCCGTCACTTGCCTCCCCCTTACCTCCTAA
- the LOC129824457 gene encoding myelin protein P0-like isoform X3 has translation MLTILALASVVLLGIVPQQSEAIVIYTGWERHALVGSDIRLSCSFFSWRWTSDDVTFSWSYRPDGARDAISIFHYTGGAPYLDNKGPFRDRLEFVGNPGRRDGSILLKNLDYTDNGTFTCDAKNPPDIVGRASSVRLLVFEKVPIQAGVITGSIIGAVLGLLLLIVVIYYLMRFLVARRVFNLSVSKHGKKGKGKEGSQQRQIF, from the exons ATGCTGACCATTTTGGCGCTAGCGTCGGTCGTACTCCTGGGAATAG TGCCCCAGCAGTCTGAGGCCATCGTCATCTACACGGGCTGGGAGCGGCACGCCCTGGTGGGCTCCGACATCCGTCTTTcctgctccttcttctcctggcGCTGGACCTCTGATGACGTCACCTTCTCCTGGAGCTACCGGCCCGACGGTGCCAGGGACGCCATCTCT ATCTTCCACTACACCGGTGGAGCTCCCTACTTAGACAACAAGGGACCCTTCAGAGACAGGCTGGAGTTTGTGGGGAACCCTGGTCGCCGAGACGGATCCATCCTGCTCAAAAACCTAGACTACACAGACAACGGCACCTTCACCTGCGATGCCAAGAACCCACCTGACATAGTGGGACGCGCCTCCAGTGTCAGACTGCTGGTCTTTGAGAAGG TTCCCATCCAGGCGGGCGTGATCACGGGGTCCATCATCGGTGCGGTGCTGGGTCTGTTGTTGCTGATCGTTGTCATCTACTATCTGATGAGGTTCCTGGTGGCCCGTAGAGTCTTCAACCTCAGTGTCAG CAAACATGGAAAGAAAGGGAAGGGTAAAGAGGGATCACAGCAGAGACAG ATTTTCTGA
- the LOC129824457 gene encoding myelin protein P0-like isoform X4, with the protein MLTILALASVVLLGIVPQQSEAIVIYTGWERHALVGSDIRLSCSFFSWRWTSDDVTFSWSYRPDGARDAISIFHYTGGAPYLDNKGPFRDRLEFVGNPGRRDGSILLKNLDYTDNGTFTCDAKNPPDIVGRASSVRLLVFEKVPIQAGVITGSIIGAVLGLLLLIVVIYYLMRFLVARRVFNLSVSKHGKKGKGKEGSQQRQ; encoded by the exons ATGCTGACCATTTTGGCGCTAGCGTCGGTCGTACTCCTGGGAATAG TGCCCCAGCAGTCTGAGGCCATCGTCATCTACACGGGCTGGGAGCGGCACGCCCTGGTGGGCTCCGACATCCGTCTTTcctgctccttcttctcctggcGCTGGACCTCTGATGACGTCACCTTCTCCTGGAGCTACCGGCCCGACGGTGCCAGGGACGCCATCTCT ATCTTCCACTACACCGGTGGAGCTCCCTACTTAGACAACAAGGGACCCTTCAGAGACAGGCTGGAGTTTGTGGGGAACCCTGGTCGCCGAGACGGATCCATCCTGCTCAAAAACCTAGACTACACAGACAACGGCACCTTCACCTGCGATGCCAAGAACCCACCTGACATAGTGGGACGCGCCTCCAGTGTCAGACTGCTGGTCTTTGAGAAGG TTCCCATCCAGGCGGGCGTGATCACGGGGTCCATCATCGGTGCGGTGCTGGGTCTGTTGTTGCTGATCGTTGTCATCTACTATCTGATGAGGTTCCTGGTGGCCCGTAGAGTCTTCAACCTCAGTGTCAG CAAACATGGAAAGAAAGGGAAGGGTAAAGAGGGATCACAGCAGAGACAG TGA